A portion of the Pseudomonas synxantha BG33R genome contains these proteins:
- a CDS encoding polyprenyl synthetase family protein, with amino-acid sequence MQPQAFYRAVADDFSAVDGIIKQQLTSKVPLVSKIGDYITSAGGKRLRPLLVLLCGKALGREGDDLRLLAATIEFLHTATLLHDDVVDMSGMRRGRETANAMWGNAPSVLVGDFLYSRSFEMMVELGSMPVMKILSQATRIIAEGEVLQLSKVRDASTTEETYMEVIRGKTAMLFEASTHSAAALCGATAEQAEALRTFGDHLGVAFQLVDDLLDYKGDAETLGKNVGDDLAEGKPTLPLIYTMREGTPEQAALVRKAIQKGGIEDLEAIRAAVEASGSLEYTAQLARDYVARAIQCLEALPASEYRDALVELSEFAVARTH; translated from the coding sequence ATGCAACCCCAAGCTTTCTACCGCGCGGTCGCGGACGATTTTAGCGCCGTCGACGGCATCATCAAGCAGCAGCTGACGTCTAAAGTGCCGCTGGTCTCCAAAATTGGCGACTATATTACGTCGGCGGGCGGTAAACGCCTGCGTCCTTTATTAGTGCTGCTGTGTGGCAAGGCGCTGGGCCGCGAAGGCGATGACCTGCGCTTGCTGGCCGCGACCATCGAGTTCCTGCACACCGCCACCCTGCTACATGACGACGTGGTCGACATGTCCGGTATGCGGCGTGGCCGCGAGACCGCCAATGCAATGTGGGGCAACGCACCCAGCGTGTTGGTGGGCGACTTCCTGTACTCGCGCTCGTTTGAAATGATGGTCGAACTGGGCTCGATGCCGGTGATGAAAATTCTTTCACAGGCCACGCGCATCATCGCCGAAGGCGAAGTGTTGCAGCTGTCCAAGGTCCGCGACGCCAGCACCACCGAAGAAACGTATATGGAAGTGATTCGCGGCAAAACCGCGATGCTCTTCGAAGCCTCCACCCACAGCGCCGCCGCGCTGTGTGGCGCCACCGCGGAACAGGCCGAAGCCCTGCGTACCTTTGGCGATCACCTGGGCGTGGCGTTCCAACTGGTGGATGACCTGCTCGACTACAAGGGCGATGCCGAAACCCTGGGCAAGAACGTCGGTGATGACCTGGCCGAGGGCAAGCCAACCTTGCCGCTGATCTACACCATGCGCGAAGGCACGCCGGAACAGGCCGCCCTGGTGCGCAAGGCCATCCAGAAAGGCGGGATCGAAGACCTGGAGGCCATCCGTGCCGCCGTCGAAGCCTCCGGTTCCCTGGAGTACACCGCGCAACTGGCGCGTGACTACGTGGCGCGGGCGATCCAGTGCCTGGAAGCCTTGCCGGCCAGTGAATACCGGGATGCATTGGTGGAACTGAGTGAGTTCGCGGTGGCCCGTACTCACTGA
- the rplU gene encoding 50S ribosomal protein L21 translates to MSYAVIVTGGKQYKVAPGEYLKIEKLEIATGESVTFDRVLLVANGDDVNIGAPVVAGATVVAEVISQGRHDKVRIIKFRRRKHHMKRMGHRQWYTEIKITGIQA, encoded by the coding sequence ATGTCGTACGCAGTAATTGTTACTGGTGGCAAGCAATACAAAGTCGCCCCAGGTGAATACCTGAAGATCGAAAAACTGGAAATCGCTACTGGCGAATCCGTTACTTTTGATCGCGTTCTGTTGGTCGCCAATGGCGATGACGTGAACATCGGCGCTCCAGTTGTTGCTGGCGCTACCGTTGTGGCTGAAGTGATCTCCCAAGGTCGTCACGATAAAGTCCGCATCATCAAGTTCCGTCGTCGTAAGCACCACATGAAGCGTATGGGCCACCGCCAGTGGTACACCGAGATCAAAATCACCGGTATTCAGGCTTAA
- the rpmA gene encoding 50S ribosomal protein L27, translated as MAHKKAGGSTRNGRDSEAKRLGVKMYGGQKIIPGNIIVRQRGTQFHAGYGVGMGKDHTLFAKIEGVIKFEVKGAFNRRYVSVVAA; from the coding sequence ATGGCACACAAAAAAGCTGGTGGTAGTACCCGTAACGGTCGCGACTCAGAAGCCAAACGCCTTGGCGTGAAGATGTATGGCGGCCAGAAAATCATTCCGGGCAACATCATCGTGCGTCAGCGCGGCACCCAATTCCACGCCGGTTACGGTGTTGGCATGGGTAAAGATCACACCCTCTTCGCTAAAATCGAAGGCGTGATCAAGTTCGAAGTAAAGGGCGCGTTCAACCGCCGTTACGTGAGCGTTGTCGCAGCTTAA
- a CDS encoding FKBP-type peptidyl-prolyl cis-trans isomerase yields MSEVNLSTDETRVSYGIGRQLGDQLRDNPPPGVSLDAILAGLADAFAGQPSRVDQEQMAASFKVIREIMQAEAAAKAEAAAGAGLAFLAENAKRDGITTLASGLQFEVLTAGTGAKPTREDQVRTHYHGTLIDGTVFDSSYERGQPAEFPVGGVIAGWTEALQLMNAGSKWRLYVPSELAYGAQGVGSIPPHSVLVFDVELLDVL; encoded by the coding sequence ATGTCCGAAGTTAATCTGTCCACCGACGAAACCCGCGTCAGCTACGGTATCGGCCGTCAGTTGGGCGACCAACTGCGCGACAACCCGCCACCGGGCGTGAGCCTGGACGCAATCCTGGCCGGCCTGGCCGACGCATTTGCAGGCCAGCCTAGCCGTGTTGACCAGGAGCAAATGGCTGCCAGCTTCAAAGTGATCCGCGAGATCATGCAAGCCGAAGCCGCTGCCAAGGCTGAAGCTGCTGCGGGTGCCGGCCTGGCATTCCTGGCTGAAAACGCCAAGCGTGATGGCATCACCACCCTGGCTTCCGGCCTGCAATTTGAAGTGCTGACTGCTGGCACCGGCGCCAAGCCGACCCGTGAAGATCAAGTGCGTACCCACTACCACGGCACCTTGATCGACGGCACTGTGTTCGACAGCTCCTACGAGCGCGGCCAGCCTGCAGAATTCCCGGTTGGCGGCGTGATCGCTGGCTGGACCGAGGCCCTGCAACTGATGAATGCCGGCAGCAAATGGCGTCTGTACGTGCCGAGCGAACTGGCTTACGGCGCTCAAGGCGTTGGCAGCATCCCGCCGCACAGCGTTCTGGTATTCGACGTCGAGCTGCTCGACGTTCTGTAA
- a CDS encoding zinc ribbon domain-containing protein YjdM produces the protein MSTLPPCPKCNSEYTYEDGTQLVCPECAHEWSANGEAEVAGDETVKKDSVGNVLQDGDTITVIKDLKVKGTSLVVKVGTKVKNIRLCDGDHDIDCKIDGIGPMKLKSEFVRKV, from the coding sequence GTGAGCACGTTGCCACCCTGCCCGAAATGCAATTCCGAATACACCTACGAAGACGGCACCCAACTGGTCTGCCCGGAATGCGCCCATGAGTGGTCCGCCAATGGCGAGGCCGAAGTGGCCGGCGATGAGACCGTGAAGAAAGACTCTGTGGGCAACGTCCTGCAGGACGGCGACACCATCACCGTGATCAAGGACCTCAAGGTCAAGGGCACCTCACTGGTGGTCAAGGTCGGCACCAAGGTCAAGAACATCCGCCTGTGCGACGGAGACCACGATATCGACTGCAAGATCGACGGTATCGGCCCGATGAAACTCAAGTCCGAGTTCGTGCGCAAGGTCTGA